From one Paracoccus pantotrophus genomic stretch:
- a CDS encoding MurR/RpiR family transcriptional regulator, producing MASDETKPRGEIDLLRFVQNGLDGAGAEWSRSGRLIATYLRDNWEQLPYQTGASIAAAVGLSEMTVIRFIRQLGFANLKEFKAALRPPTDSDAEEMGNIRRRLKLDPLNQRTLEKSLGRELEAVAAAYRLTTLPRWGDCVEAILKARQVSVLGFQASRGLAIDFSSRLQYVRPGVRYVQDHAGILTEVFDMAHESHCLVLVDTHAYARKAVLLAQRAREMAMPLIFVTDSFTNRAYDFTEMVLQGETYVETFWDSPASLAIILNLLIDSVANRLGGEVSKRTEQLHEMGHYFAEFDHRTSRLARSQGEPDAAG from the coding sequence ATGGCCAGCGACGAAACCAAGCCGCGCGGCGAAATCGACCTGCTACGCTTCGTGCAGAACGGGCTTGATGGCGCTGGCGCGGAATGGTCGCGGTCGGGGCGTTTGATCGCCACCTATCTGCGCGACAACTGGGAACAGCTGCCCTATCAGACAGGCGCCTCTATCGCCGCGGCGGTCGGGCTAAGCGAAATGACGGTGATCCGCTTCATCCGTCAGCTGGGATTCGCCAATCTCAAGGAATTCAAGGCGGCGCTACGCCCGCCAACTGATTCCGATGCCGAAGAGATGGGCAATATCCGCCGCAGGCTCAAGCTCGACCCGCTGAACCAGCGCACGCTGGAGAAAAGCCTCGGGCGCGAACTAGAGGCCGTGGCCGCCGCCTACAGGCTGACGACGCTTCCGCGCTGGGGTGATTGCGTCGAGGCGATCCTGAAGGCGCGTCAGGTCTCCGTTCTGGGCTTTCAGGCATCGCGAGGGTTGGCGATCGATTTCTCGAGCCGCCTGCAATATGTCCGTCCCGGTGTCCGTTACGTTCAGGACCATGCCGGCATCCTGACCGAAGTCTTTGACATGGCTCATGAAAGCCATTGTCTTGTGCTGGTCGATACCCATGCCTATGCGCGCAAAGCGGTGTTGCTGGCGCAAAGGGCGCGCGAGATGGCAATGCCGCTGATCTTCGTCACCGACAGCTTCACCAACCGCGCCTATGATTTCACTGAAATGGTGCTGCAGGGCGAAACCTATGTCGAAACCTTTTGGGATTCCCCGGCCAGTCTTGCGATCATCCTGAACCTGCTGATCGATTCCGTGGCAAATCGGCTGGGGGGAGAGGTTTCTAAGCGCACCGAGCAGTTGCACGAGATGGGCCACTATTTCGCCGAGTTCGACCATCGCACCTCGCGGCTTGCCAGAAGCCAGGGTGAGCCGGACGCGGCGGGATAA
- a CDS encoding transposase domain-containing protein, whose product MMTSTRKNALFAGNEAGAKNGVMLASLVPTCKMSGVNPAGQLAETLRAILDGHPKSHIEDLMPWRHPQPSSLAV is encoded by the coding sequence ATGATGACCTCGACCCGCAAGAATGCCCTCTTCGCCGGCAACGAGGCCGGCGCCAAGAACGGGGTCATGCTGGCTTCGCTCGTCCCTACCTGCAAGATGTCCGGCGTGAACCCCGCCGGCCAGCTCGCCGAAACCCTCCGGGCCATCCTCGACGGGCACCCAAAATCCCACATCGAAGACCTCATGCCCTGGCGACACCCACAGCCGTCAAGCCTGGCTGTATAG
- a CDS encoding type II toxin-antitoxin system CcdA family antitoxin has protein sequence MQTQSVPKKPTNLSLDQGLLSEARSFGVNLSQAAEAGLRRAVREAKAEAWKRENAKAIEGVNRWVEENGLPLEKYRLF, from the coding sequence ATGCAGACACAATCCGTTCCCAAAAAACCGACCAATCTGTCACTGGATCAGGGCTTGCTCAGCGAAGCCCGGTCCTTCGGAGTAAACCTGTCGCAGGCCGCAGAGGCCGGTTTGCGTCGCGCGGTCAGGGAAGCCAAAGCCGAGGCGTGGAAGCGTGAGAACGCCAAGGCGATTGAAGGGGTTAACCGTTGGGTCGAAGAGAACGGCCTGCCCCTTGAAAAATACCGGCTCTTCTGA
- a CDS encoding CcdB family protein: MARYDVYASPDGSGYLLDVQTDLLDNLSTRLVVPMMPVGASPPVLKQLNPIFDIQSERYVMVTQFMAAVPASILKTLAGSLAQHDTEITGALDMLLTGV; the protein is encoded by the coding sequence ATGGCGCGATATGACGTTTATGCCAGCCCGGATGGTTCGGGGTATCTTCTCGATGTGCAGACCGACCTTCTGGACAATCTGAGCACGCGCCTTGTGGTGCCGATGATGCCGGTGGGCGCTTCGCCGCCCGTGCTCAAGCAGCTGAACCCCATCTTTGACATACAGTCCGAGCGCTATGTGATGGTGACGCAGTTCATGGCCGCGGTTCCCGCTTCCATTCTGAAGACACTCGCAGGCAGCCTTGCACAGCACGATACCGAGATCACGGGCGCGCTGGACATGCTCCTGACCGGGGTGTGA
- a CDS encoding TonB-dependent receptor, producing the protein MASERIAVSPHAYDLGASYEWENGVIGRLNINNVTDEAYISAGGLNSSYYGDGRTVQASLTCKW; encoded by the coding sequence ATGGCGTCGGAACGGATAGCGGTCAGCCCGCACGCTTACGATCTGGGCGCCAGCTACGAATGGGAAAACGGCGTGATCGGCCGGCTGAACATCAACAACGTGACGGACGAGGCCTATATCTCGGCCGGCGGGCTGAACTCCAGCTATTATGGCGACGGACGAACCGTGCAGGCAAGCTTGACATGTAAATGGTGA
- a CDS encoding TroA family protein — translation MSRGWRIAPVFTRALYVAGEPAFPKVMALLGELAARLGDPAAGTRTQAAAAAELAMLAGRAAPHAGRACLLFELGDARHIRVFGTDSLFGGALEAMGMRNAWTGRTRFAFAAPIPLERLAAFPEARLVVLDPIPVQVERALRSVALWNSLPPVRAGRVHRLPEPRPFAGMPSALRFGHELVAALEGRGMNRMTLAGGRGGAGPVDDCRGGGAAAGRMARLALAD, via the coding sequence TTGAGCCGCGGCTGGCGCATCGCGCCGGTCTTTACCCGTGCGCTTTACGTCGCGGGCGAGCCGGCCTTTCCCAAGGTGATGGCGCTGCTGGGGGAACTGGCCGCGCGGCTGGGCGATCCCGCTGCCGGGACGCGGACCCAGGCCGCCGCCGCCGCCGAGCTCGCCATGCTGGCCGGCCGCGCCGCGCCCCATGCCGGGCGCGCCTGCCTGCTGTTCGAACTGGGCGATGCCCGCCATATCCGCGTCTTCGGCACCGACAGCCTGTTCGGCGGCGCGCTGGAGGCGATGGGGATGCGCAATGCCTGGACCGGGCGCACCCGCTTTGCCTTTGCCGCGCCCATCCCGCTGGAGCGGCTGGCTGCGTTCCCCGAGGCCCGGCTGGTCGTCCTGGATCCGATCCCGGTGCAGGTCGAGCGCGCGCTGCGCTCGGTGGCGCTGTGGAACAGCCTGCCGCCGGTCAGGGCGGGGCGGGTGCATCGCCTGCCGGAACCGCGGCCCTTTGCCGGCATGCCCTCGGCGCTGCGCTTCGGCCACGAGCTAGTCGCCGCTCTGGAGGGCCGGGGGATGAACCGCATGACCCTTGCCGGGGGACGGGGCGGTGCTGGCCCTGTGGATGATTGCCGCGGTGGCGGCGCTGCCGCTGGCCGAATGGCCCGCCTTGCCCTGGCGGATTGA
- a CDS encoding iron chelate uptake ABC transporter family permease subunit, translating to MPRGILALLAGAALGLAGALMQAVLRNPLADPTTPGTASGAQLAIVAATIHAPGWLAGGNLPVALAGAGAATFLIMALGARRGFAPVTVTFAGMLVGLMASALATAMTRTQGHYLLSRVMWNGGVLAQVDRSGSRNMALALLPALASAAALARPLMVMSLGPEGAWAGPAAGAAAPCHAAAGGGAVGHGLAEIGLVGFVGLGRGAAGRGGGDPAAADREPDDRARAEPLRDHWTGSGVIEAALWLCRSVSLWLTRRPRRAAVRHGRREAALVAAEGDPPAGAGPGLRAGLPGVRVGAFMHQGSPEALDEDGVEAAPLPSIEMRVPARFSRSTQAQDVNCEARSAFMISGGPQWWTASFRAATQKSAAGVFEMRQASSLRGNRSMTATGQRQPRRIGRSAMPAHPIWSGCSTRGRPQRIGIGLAPRRGPAGSGFPADRHQAHEPHQPPAARDVHGMAFVVQGPGHLLHAVICCTP from the coding sequence ATGCCGCGCGGGATCCTGGCCTTGCTGGCCGGCGCGGCGCTGGGGCTGGCCGGGGCGCTGATGCAGGCGGTGCTGCGCAACCCGCTGGCCGATCCGACGACGCCGGGCACCGCCTCGGGCGCGCAGCTCGCCATCGTCGCGGCCACGATCCATGCGCCGGGCTGGCTGGCCGGGGGCAACCTGCCGGTGGCGCTGGCGGGGGCGGGCGCGGCGACCTTCCTGATCATGGCGCTGGGGGCGCGGCGCGGCTTTGCCCCGGTGACGGTGACGTTCGCGGGGATGCTGGTGGGGCTGATGGCCTCGGCCCTGGCGACGGCGATGACCCGGACGCAGGGGCATTACCTCTTGTCGCGGGTGATGTGGAACGGCGGGGTGCTGGCGCAGGTGGACCGGTCGGGCAGCCGGAACATGGCGCTGGCGCTGCTGCCGGCGCTGGCCTCCGCGGCGGCGCTGGCCCGGCCGCTGATGGTGATGTCGCTGGGCCCCGAGGGCGCATGGGCTGGGCCTGCGGCTGGCGCCGCTGCGCCTTGCCACGCTGCTGCTGGCGGTGGCGCTGTCGGCCATGGTCTGGCCGAGATCGGGCTGGTGGGCTTTGTCGGCCTTGGCCGGGGCGCTGCTGGCCGGGGCGGGGGCGATCCTGCAGCGGCCGACCGCGAACCCGATGACCGCGCCCGAGCCGAGCCACTCCGCGATCATTGGACGGGCTCTGGGGTGATTGAAGCCGCTCTCTGGCTCTGCCGGTCGGTTTCGCTCTGGTTGACGCGCAGACCGCGGCGGGCGGCTGTCCGCCATGGGCGGCGCGAGGCCGCTCTGGTGGCTGCAGAAGGCGATCCACCTGCCGGCGCCGGCCCTGGCCTGCGCGCCGGTCTCCCAGGCGTGCGGGTAGGCGCATTCATGCATCAGGGATCGCCGGAGGCGCTCGATGAAGACGGTGTCGAGGCAGCGCCCCTGCCATCCATCGAGATGCGGGTGCCGGCCCGTTTCAGCCGATCAACCCAAGCGCAGGACGTGAACTGCGAAGCTCGATCGGCGTTCATGATCTCGGGTGGGCCACAGTGGTGGACCGCCTCGTTCCGGGCCGCAACGCAGAAATCCGCCGCCGGCGTGTTCGAGATGCGCCAGGCCAGCAGCTTGCGGGGGAACCGGTCCATGACGGCGACCGGGCAGAGGCAGCCCCGCCGCATCGGCAGATCGGCGATGCCGGCGCACCCGATCTGGTCGGGTTGCTCGACCCGCGGCCGCCCCCAGCGGATAGGGATAGGTCTTGCGCCCCGGCGCGGGCCTGCTGGCAGCGGGTTTCCGGCGGATCGGCATCAAGCGCATGAGCCGCATCAGCCGCCGGCTGCGCGTGACGTTCACGGCATGGCCTTCGTTGTGCAGGGGCCGGGTCATCTGCTGCACGCCGTCATCTGCTGCACGCCGTAG
- a CDS encoding ABC transporter ATP-binding protein: MIRLENLTKIYRLNGRETLVADNLNAEFPTGASVALLGRNGAGKSTLLRIIAGTVLPTAGRVLSDGTISWPVGFSGSFHPDLTGAQNVRFVARIYGVDTDELVDYVADFAELGQHYHQPFGSYSSGMRSRLAMGTSMGIHFDTYLVDEVTSVGDANFRAKSQRVFAERMARSSAIVVSHSMPMIRNMCTMGAVLHNASLTIFDNIDQAIKKHEEILRLPQTK, translated from the coding sequence ATGATCCGGCTCGAGAACCTGACCAAGATCTACCGGCTCAACGGCCGCGAGACCCTGGTGGCGGACAATCTGAACGCCGAGTTCCCGACCGGGGCCTCGGTGGCGCTTCTGGGCCGCAACGGCGCCGGCAAGTCGACGCTCCTGCGCATCATCGCCGGCACCGTGCTGCCCACGGCCGGCCGGGTGCTGTCGGACGGCACGATTTCCTGGCCGGTGGGGTTCTCGGGCAGTTTCCACCCCGATCTGACCGGGGCGCAGAACGTGCGCTTCGTGGCCCGCATCTACGGCGTGGACACCGACGAGCTGGTCGATTACGTCGCCGATTTCGCCGAGCTGGGCCAGCATTACCACCAGCCCTTCGGCAGCTATTCCTCGGGCATGCGCTCGCGGCTGGCCATGGGCACCTCGATGGGCATCCATTTCGACACCTATCTGGTCGACGAGGTCACCAGCGTCGGCGACGCCAATTTCCGCGCCAAGTCCCAGCGCGTCTTCGCCGAGCGCATGGCCCGATCATCCGCCATCGTCGTCAGCCATTCCATGCCCATGATCCGCAACATGTGCACCATGGGCGCCGTCCTGCACAACGCAAGCCTCACAATCTTCGACAACATCGACCAGGCCATCAAAAAACACGAGGAAATCCTCAGACTCCCACAGACAAAATAA
- a CDS encoding capsule biosynthesis protein has protein sequence MAEPRRRHWLILGSFLALVVLPSLAWAGYLWLRAEDQYVSTVGFSVRKEQSTSSIDLLGGLAPLTGAGGSASDTDILYEYIRSQDMVERIDASLDLRARFSRAWPHDFVFAFDPEGHVEDLTDYWQRQVKVLYDSTTQLITLKVSAFTPEDAQQIAAAVFQESSDKINQLSTIAQDDATRLAKAELDKARAELTETRQAMTAFRMRSQIVDPEADLAGQMGVLSGLQAQLAEALVAHDLLLDNAQPTDHRVTQSQQKIDALRRLIEAERAKFGAEGQGPAGESYAQLMAEYEKLAVDREFAEGAYRSARIAHETALAEAQRQARYLAAHIEPKVAQSPTEPDRPWLWAMITGMLLAGWSILVLVYYSVRDRR, from the coding sequence ATGGCCGAGCCCCGGCGCCGGCACTGGCTGATCCTGGGCTCCTTCCTGGCGCTGGTGGTGCTGCCCAGCCTCGCCTGGGCCGGCTATCTCTGGCTGCGCGCCGAGGACCAATATGTCTCGACCGTCGGCTTCTCGGTGCGCAAGGAACAGTCCACCTCCTCGATCGATCTCCTGGGCGGGCTGGCGCCGCTGACCGGCGCCGGCGGCAGCGCCTCGGATACCGACATCCTCTACGAATACATCCGCAGCCAGGACATGGTCGAAAGGATCGATGCCAGCCTCGACCTGCGCGCCCGCTTCTCGCGCGCCTGGCCGCATGACTTCGTCTTCGCCTTCGACCCCGAGGGCCATGTCGAGGATCTGACCGATTACTGGCAGCGCCAGGTCAAGGTGCTCTACGACAGCACCACCCAGCTGATCACCCTCAAGGTCAGCGCCTTCACCCCCGAGGACGCCCAGCAGATCGCCGCGGCGGTGTTCCAGGAAAGCTCGGACAAGATCAACCAGCTCTCGACCATCGCCCAGGACGACGCCACCCGCCTGGCCAAGGCCGAGCTCGACAAGGCCCGCGCCGAGCTGACCGAGACCCGCCAGGCCATGACCGCCTTCCGCATGCGCTCGCAGATCGTCGATCCCGAGGCCGATCTCGCCGGGCAGATGGGGGTGCTGAGCGGGCTGCAGGCGCAGCTGGCCGAGGCGCTGGTCGCCCATGACCTGCTTTTGGACAATGCCCAGCCCACCGACCACCGCGTCACCCAGTCCCAGCAGAAGATCGACGCGCTGCGCCGGCTGATCGAGGCCGAGCGCGCCAAGTTCGGCGCCGAGGGCCAGGGCCCGGCCGGCGAAAGCTATGCCCAGCTGATGGCGGAATACGAAAAGCTGGCCGTGGACCGCGAATTCGCCGAGGGCGCCTATCGCTCGGCCCGCATCGCCCATGAGACGGCGCTGGCCGAGGCGCAGCGCCAGGCCCGCTACCTGGCCGCCCATATCGAGCCCAAGGTGGCGCAAAGCCCGACCGAGCCGGACCGGCCCTGGCTCTGGGCGATGATCACCGGCATGCTGCTGGCCGGCTGGTCGATCCTGGTGCTGGTCTATTACAGCGTCCGCGACCGCCGCTAG
- a CDS encoding ABC transporter permease, translating to MPRTVVALMLREMATSYGRSAGGYVWAVLEPVLGVALLSVLFSMALRSPGLGSNFPLFYATGYLPFAMFTDLANKTAASIRFSRPLLAYPSVTFLDALLARVVLNALTHVAVIAIVIGGIFLAYQLPGPVDMPSVFEALLLVALLGTGVGVLNCYLMNAFPVWERVWHILTRPLFLISGVIFLYDMMPVQAQNLLWYNPLIHCTGLMRRGFYPTYEAGYLSQAYVVALALALMLAGLALLERNHRKLLER from the coding sequence ATGCCGCGCACCGTGGTGGCGCTGATGCTGCGCGAGATGGCCACCAGCTATGGCCGCTCGGCCGGCGGCTATGTCTGGGCGGTGCTCGAGCCGGTGCTGGGCGTGGCGCTTCTGTCGGTGCTGTTCAGCATGGCGCTGCGCAGCCCCGGCCTCGGCTCGAACTTCCCGCTGTTCTATGCCACCGGCTACCTGCCCTTTGCCATGTTCACCGACCTGGCCAACAAGACTGCCGCCTCGATCCGCTTCTCGCGGCCCTTGCTGGCCTATCCCAGCGTGACCTTCCTCGATGCGCTGCTGGCGCGGGTGGTGCTGAACGCGCTGACCCATGTCGCGGTGATCGCCATCGTGATCGGCGGCATCTTCCTGGCCTATCAGCTGCCGGGGCCGGTGGACATGCCCTCGGTCTTCGAGGCGCTGCTGCTGGTGGCGCTGCTGGGCACCGGGGTGGGGGTGCTGAACTGCTACCTGATGAACGCCTTCCCGGTCTGGGAGCGGGTCTGGCACATCCTGACCCGGCCGCTGTTCCTGATCTCGGGGGTGATCTTCCTTTACGACATGATGCCGGTCCAGGCGCAGAACCTGCTGTGGTACAACCCGCTGATCCATTGCACCGGGCTGATGCGGCGCGGCTTCTATCCCACCTACGAGGCCGGCTATCTCAGCCAGGCCTATGTCGTCGCCCTCGCCCTCGCCCTCATGCTGGCGGGCCTCGCCCTGCTCGAGAGAAACCACCGCAAGCTCCTCGAAAGGTGA
- a CDS encoding mechanosensitive ion channel family protein: MAKDEAPAMGLLWRLAVVVALALAAATLVEPLARRHPDLFALQLWAGPLRNAGFSVACFAGARLAHGLAARRLLRRRKGRRPVPKVLLDLLWFGLLAVATLASLSLFFRQDLSGILTGSGLVLAVLGFAIRNAVADVFSGLAMGIEAPFRIGDWVRIETLAEGKVQEIGWRTTRLVSRDSTYVILPNSQISSRRITNFSAPRQEYRDHAELTLPADLPVAEAGRLIAAAAAAARMISAGKPPEVQVTDYGPAGITYRVKYWVPQHDRELACRNEVVSLIDAALREQGIRLAADRMPCGQGQDSASAGSARAGARRPIRPASAEAR; this comes from the coding sequence ATGGCGAAAGATGAAGCCCCGGCCATGGGCCTGCTGTGGCGGCTGGCTGTGGTCGTCGCCCTGGCGCTGGCCGCCGCCACCCTGGTCGAGCCGCTGGCGCGGCGCCATCCCGACCTTTTCGCCTTGCAGCTTTGGGCGGGGCCGCTGCGCAACGCGGGCTTTTCCGTGGCCTGCTTTGCCGGGGCGCGCCTGGCGCATGGGCTGGCCGCCCGGCGCCTGCTGCGCCGCCGCAAGGGCCGGCGCCCGGTGCCCAAGGTGCTGCTGGACCTGTTGTGGTTCGGGCTGCTGGCCGTGGCCACGCTGGCCAGCCTGTCGCTGTTCTTCCGCCAGGATCTGTCGGGGATCCTGACCGGCTCGGGCCTGGTGCTGGCGGTGCTGGGCTTTGCCATCCGCAATGCGGTGGCCGACGTGTTCTCGGGGCTGGCGATGGGGATCGAGGCGCCGTTCCGCATCGGCGACTGGGTGCGCATCGAGACCCTGGCCGAAGGCAAGGTGCAGGAGATCGGCTGGCGCACCACGCGCCTCGTCAGCCGCGACAGCACCTATGTCATCCTGCCCAACAGCCAGATCTCGTCGCGGCGGATCACCAATTTCAGCGCGCCGCGGCAGGAATACCGCGACCATGCCGAACTGACCCTACCCGCAGACCTGCCGGTGGCCGAGGCCGGCCGGCTGATCGCCGCGGCCGCCGCCGCGGCGCGCATGATCTCGGCCGGCAAGCCGCCCGAGGTGCAGGTGACGGATTACGGTCCCGCCGGCATCACCTATCGGGTGAAATACTGGGTGCCGCAGCACGACCGCGAACTGGCCTGCCGCAACGAGGTCGTGAGCCTGATCGACGCCGCGCTGCGCGAACAGGGCATCCGGCTGGCGGCGGACCGGATGCCCTGCGGCCAGGGTCAGGACAGCGCCAGCGCCGGCAGCGCGCGGGCCGGGGCCCGCAGGCCGATCCGCCCGGCCTCGGCCGAGGCCAGGTAG
- a CDS encoding spermine/spermidine synthase domain-containing protein — protein sequence MPIWNTLARAGTAAGDEILLRQRGAIYEIRFNGLELMSNLNHQSETVLAERSLRLHGRPGARVLIGGLGMGFTLRAALELLGPAAQVTVCELIPQIAGWNRDRIGHLAGHPLRDPRVSLRIADVMAVLAEPRAGFDVILMDTDNGPDFTVRPENGRLYGKGGLAVLRRALRPDGIAAFWSATASDPFERVLDAQPWHWRRDDIQLVGGRVDAFHHIYLASAEAGRIGLRAPARALPALALS from the coding sequence ATGCCCATCTGGAACACCCTGGCCCGCGCCGGCACGGCGGCGGGCGATGAAATCCTGCTGCGCCAGCGCGGCGCAATTTACGAGATCCGCTTCAACGGCCTGGAGCTGATGTCCAACCTCAACCACCAGTCCGAGACCGTGCTGGCCGAGCGCAGCCTGCGCCTGCATGGCCGGCCCGGCGCCCGCGTGCTGATCGGCGGGCTCGGCATGGGCTTCACCCTGCGCGCGGCGCTGGAATTGCTGGGCCCCGCCGCGCAGGTCACGGTCTGCGAACTGATCCCCCAGATCGCCGGCTGGAACCGCGACCGCATCGGCCATCTGGCCGGCCACCCGCTGCGCGACCCGCGCGTCAGCCTGCGCATCGCGGATGTGATGGCGGTGCTGGCAGAGCCCCGCGCCGGTTTCGACGTGATCCTGATGGATACCGATAACGGGCCGGATTTCACCGTGCGCCCCGAAAACGGCCGGCTTTACGGCAAAGGCGGCCTTGCGGTGCTGCGCCGGGCGCTGCGGCCGGACGGCATCGCCGCCTTCTGGTCGGCCACCGCCTCGGACCCGTTCGAGCGGGTGCTGGACGCCCAGCCCTGGCATTGGCGGCGCGACGACATCCAGCTGGTCGGCGGGCGGGTCGATGCCTTCCACCACATCTACCTGGCCTCGGCCGAGGCCGGGCGGATCGGCCTGCGGGCCCCGGCCCGCGCGCTGCCGGCGCTGGCGCTGTCCTGA
- the rnk gene encoding nucleoside diphosphate kinase regulator, translated as MARTSRPPVTIASDTLDRLERLAEGAMARNPDLADRLLTELARARVLPPERMPEDVAGIGSAVTFRDETTGREQTVVLAWPEDADIAAGRASVLTPIGVALIGLRAGARFPWDTRAGETRELTVLAVGRADPVTPAA; from the coding sequence ATGGCCAGAACATCGCGACCGCCAGTCACCATCGCCAGCGATACGCTCGACCGGCTCGAACGCCTTGCCGAAGGGGCGATGGCGCGCAATCCCGACCTTGCCGACCGGCTGCTGACCGAACTGGCCCGCGCCCGCGTCCTGCCGCCCGAGCGGATGCCCGAGGATGTCGCCGGCATCGGCAGCGCCGTCACCTTCCGCGACGAGACCACCGGGCGCGAGCAGACCGTGGTGCTGGCCTGGCCCGAGGATGCCGACATCGCCGCCGGCCGCGCCTCGGTGCTGACGCCCATCGGCGTGGCGCTGATCGGCCTGCGGGCCGGCGCGCGCTTTCCCTGGGACACCCGCGCGGGCGAAACGCGCGAACTGACCGTGCTGGCGGTCGGCCGCGCCGATCCGGTGACCCCGGCGGCATAG
- a CDS encoding cytochrome c3 family protein → MGWIRASIRWIWGRVTWFWRVISRPSSFLSIGFLTLGGFICGVIFWGGFNTALEITNTEKFCTSCHEMRDNVYQELMPTVHFSNRSGVRASCPDCHVPHEWTDKIARKMQASKEVWGKIFGTISTREKFLEKRLELAKHEWARLKANDSLECRNCHAAVAMDFTKQTRRAAQIHERYLISGEKTCIDCHKGIAHQLPDMTGIEPGWLEPPELRGEEQAWLGGGAEAVHRYLATVETR, encoded by the coding sequence ATGGGCTGGATCAGGGCAAGCATCCGCTGGATCTGGGGCCGGGTCACCTGGTTCTGGCGCGTCATCAGCCGTCCCAGCAGCTTTCTCAGCATCGGCTTCCTGACGCTGGGCGGCTTCATCTGCGGCGTGATCTTCTGGGGCGGGTTCAATACCGCGCTGGAAATCACCAATACCGAGAAATTCTGCACCAGCTGCCACGAGATGCGCGACAACGTCTATCAGGAGCTGATGCCGACGGTGCATTTCTCGAACCGCTCGGGGGTCCGGGCCAGTTGTCCCGACTGCCACGTCCCGCATGAATGGACCGACAAGATCGCCCGCAAGATGCAGGCCTCCAAGGAGGTCTGGGGCAAGATCTTCGGCACCATCAGCACGCGCGAGAAATTCCTGGAAAAGCGGCTGGAACTGGCCAAGCACGAATGGGCGCGGCTCAAGGCCAACGATTCGCTGGAATGCCGCAACTGCCACGCGGCGGTGGCGATGGATTTCACCAAGCAGACCCGCCGCGCGGCCCAGATCCACGAGCGTTACCTGATCTCCGGCGAAAAGACCTGCATCGACTGCCACAAGGGCATCGCGCATCAGCTGCCCGACATGACCGGGATCGAGCCCGGCTGGCTGGAACCGCCCGAACTGCGCGGCGAAGAACAGGCCTGGCTGGGCGGCGGCGCCGAGGCCGTCCACCGCTATCTCGCCACCGTCGAGACGCGCTAG
- a CDS encoding nitrate reductase cytochrome c-type subunit, which translates to MRGQDPSRLIRPAAMAGLLLFALVGAALPQAEPAVQIVPPLTGWAEPMSEGQIPPLGRPITDDVRRMRNYPEQPPVIPHSIDGYQLTVNTNRCMDCHKPQFTEGSGAPMISVTHFQDRDGQVLTDVTPRRYFCTACHVQQTDVQPLVPNQFRDGYRHAGGP; encoded by the coding sequence ATGCGCGGTCAAGATCCTTCCCGTCTGATCCGGCCCGCCGCCATGGCCGGCCTTTTGCTGTTCGCGCTGGTCGGCGCCGCCCTGCCGCAGGCCGAGCCGGCGGTGCAGATCGTGCCGCCCTTGACCGGCTGGGCCGAGCCGATGTCCGAGGGCCAGATCCCGCCGCTCGGCCGGCCGATCACCGACGACGTGCGCCGGATGCGCAACTATCCCGAACAGCCGCCGGTGATCCCGCATTCCATCGACGGCTACCAGCTGACGGTGAACACTAACCGCTGCATGGATTGCCACAAGCCGCAGTTCACCGAGGGCTCGGGCGCGCCGATGATCAGCGTCACGCATTTCCAGGACCGCGACGGGCAGGTGCTGACCGACGTGACGCCGCGGCGCTATTTCTGCACCGCCTGCCACGTCCAGCAGACCGATGTGCAGCCGCTGGTGCCGAACCAGTTCCGCGACGGCTATCGCCACGCCGGGGGCCCGTGA